From the Streptococcus oralis ATCC 35037 genome, one window contains:
- a CDS encoding SIALI-17 repeat-containing surface protein has protein sequence MKKHFWEKSCRYSIRKLTVGTASVLLGAVFLVNHTVAADSVEVKQTEPTSVEAITKPDSEPKAAEATETTKPSLAESPVVSKSKSAEETKTTNSQASEEAIVEAKENKEPEKADQPVTKQENYQLNYDQPTAPSYDGWEKQALPVGNGEMGAKVFGLIGEERIQYNEKTLWSGGPQPDSTDYNGGNYKDRYKVLAEIRKALEAGDRQKAKQLAEQNLVGPNNAQYGRYLAFGDIFMVFNNQKKGLDTVTDYHRNLDITEATTTTSYTQDGTTFKRETFSSYPDDVTVTHLTKKGNKTLDFTLWNSLTEDLLANGNYSWEYSNYKNGHVTTDANGILLKGTVKDNGLQFASYLGIKTDGKVTVQDETLTVTGASYATLYLSAKTNFAQNPKTNYRKDIDLEKTVKGIVEAAKSKDYETLKKAHIKDYQSLFNRVKLNLGGTKTTQTTKEALQGYNPEKGQKLEELFFQYGRYLLISSSRDRTDALPANLQGVWNAVDNPPWNADYHLNVNLQMNYWPAYMSNLAETAKPMINYIDDMRYYGRIAAKEYAGIESKDGQENGWLVHTQATPFGWTTPGWNYYWGWSPAANAWMMQNVYDYYKFTKDETYLKEKIYPMLKETAKFWNSFLHYDQASDRWVSSPSYSPEHGTITIGNTFDQSLVWQLFHDYMEVANHLKVDQDLVTEVKAKFDKLKPLHINKEGRIKEWYEEDSPQFTNEGIENHHRHVSHLVGLFPGTLFSKDQAEYLEAARATLNHRGDGGTGWSKANKINLWARLLDGNRAHRLLAEQLKYSTLENLWDTHAPFQIDGNFGATSGMAEMLLQSHTGYIAPLPALPDAWKDGQVSGLVARGNFEVSMKWKDKNLQSLSFLSNVGGDLVVDYPNIEASQIKVNGKPVKATILKDNRIQLATQKGDVITFEHFPGRVTSLTAVRQNGVTAELTFNQVEGATHYVIQRQVKDETGQTSATREFVTNQTHFIDRSLNPQLAYTYTVKAMLGEVSTQVSEQATVETYSELMDDRDSRIQYGAAFGNWADSELFGGTEKFADLSKGDYTDEDLTATIPFTGVGIEIYGLKSSELGLATAKIDGKEVGELDFHTAGATEKGSLIGRFAGLSDGPHTLTLSVKREHKGRGSERSKISLDYFKILAGTGNTIEKIDDRDSRIQYGAQFKDWSDPELYGGTEKYADINNSDSSAASEAQATISFTGTGIRIFGLKSLALGRARVTLDGKEMPSLDFYTSGATEKRAFIGEFTNLTDGPHTLTLQVDPDSPEGRKKISLDSFDIIKAPAVGIDSPSIAPLKENDKTISLSLPAGDWEAIAVTFPGVKNPLVLRKVDETHLVTSGDQTILSIQDNQVQIPIPEETDRKAGNAIEAYTIQGNTTSSPIVAVFTKKDEKKVDESQPTTRKGDEPAPTVEIPEYTDPIGTAGQEEPPTVTIPEYTKPIGTAGQEVPPTVEMPEYTEPIGTAGQEESPTVEKPEYTEPIGTAGQEEAPTVEKPEYTKPIGTSGDQAAPSLSLPDYPVQVLKDKETGVEIIGGASDLEGISHVSSRRVLAQELFGKTYDAYDLQLKNPTDHSVQPKGAVLVRLPVSASVENIYYITPTKELQVLDFTVRDGKVEFITNHFSTYAVVYQATGTSSNTEEKPSTSDAETSAHEAEQFPASPSLAKAGNHSPKEELPATGEVSNPLLFLAGLSLALTATFMLKGRKDDSN, from the coding sequence ATGAAAAAACACTTTTGGGAGAAATCCTGTCGCTATAGCATCCGCAAGCTGACGGTTGGGACTGCTTCTGTTTTACTGGGGGCTGTTTTTCTAGTCAACCATACTGTAGCCGCAGACAGTGTTGAGGTCAAGCAAACTGAACCAACCTCTGTCGAAGCTATCACTAAGCCTGATAGTGAACCCAAAGCTGCTGAAGCTACTGAAACTACAAAACCATCTCTAGCCGAGAGTCCAGTAGTTTCCAAAAGCAAGTCAGCTGAGGAGACTAAGACGACAAATAGTCAAGCTAGTGAAGAAGCCATTGTAGAAGCTAAAGAAAATAAGGAACCTGAAAAAGCAGATCAGCCTGTGACAAAGCAAGAAAACTATCAACTCAACTACGATCAACCAACAGCTCCCTCCTATGATGGATGGGAAAAACAAGCCCTTCCTGTCGGAAATGGAGAGATGGGAGCCAAGGTTTTCGGACTCATTGGCGAAGAGAGAATCCAGTACAACGAAAAGACCCTCTGGTCAGGAGGACCACAACCTGATAGCACCGACTATAACGGAGGAAACTACAAGGATCGCTACAAGGTCTTAGCAGAGATACGTAAAGCCCTCGAAGCTGGTGACCGCCAAAAAGCAAAACAGCTAGCTGAACAAAATCTAGTTGGACCAAACAACGCCCAGTATGGACGTTACCTAGCCTTTGGAGATATCTTCATGGTCTTTAATAACCAGAAGAAAGGACTAGATACTGTAACTGATTATCATCGTAATCTAGACATCACCGAAGCCACTACGACCACTTCTTACACCCAAGATGGGACGACCTTCAAACGCGAAACCTTCTCCAGTTATCCTGATGATGTCACTGTAACCCACTTGACCAAAAAAGGAAACAAGACACTTGACTTTACCCTTTGGAACAGCTTGACAGAAGACTTGCTTGCTAATGGCAACTACTCTTGGGAATATTCCAACTATAAGAATGGTCATGTCACTACAGATGCAAACGGAATCCTTCTAAAGGGAACTGTCAAAGATAACGGCCTCCAATTTGCATCCTATCTAGGAATTAAAACGGACGGAAAGGTGACTGTTCAGGACGAAACTCTGACCGTTACAGGCGCAAGTTATGCAACCCTCTATCTCAGTGCCAAGACTAACTTTGCTCAGAATCCAAAAACCAACTATCGAAAAGACATTGACCTCGAAAAAACAGTTAAAGGGATTGTCGAAGCAGCTAAGTCCAAAGACTACGAGACACTTAAAAAGGCCCATATCAAGGACTATCAAAGTCTCTTTAACCGCGTTAAACTAAATCTAGGCGGAACCAAGACTACTCAAACGACAAAAGAGGCCCTTCAAGGCTATAACCCAGAAAAAGGGCAAAAATTGGAAGAACTCTTCTTCCAATATGGCCGATATCTACTCATCAGTTCGTCTCGTGATCGGACAGATGCTCTTCCTGCCAACCTCCAAGGAGTCTGGAACGCTGTAGACAATCCACCTTGGAACGCTGACTACCACCTCAATGTCAATTTGCAAATGAACTATTGGCCAGCTTACATGAGCAACCTTGCTGAAACTGCCAAGCCAATGATCAATTACATTGATGACATGCGCTATTATGGCCGTATCGCTGCCAAGGAATACGCAGGTATCGAATCCAAAGACGGACAAGAAAATGGTTGGCTGGTCCACACTCAGGCGACACCATTTGGCTGGACTACTCCAGGCTGGAATTACTATTGGGGTTGGTCGCCAGCTGCTAATGCCTGGATGATGCAGAACGTTTATGACTACTACAAATTCACCAAGGATGAGACCTATCTCAAAGAAAAGATCTATCCTATGTTGAAAGAGACTGCCAAGTTCTGGAACTCCTTCTTGCACTATGACCAGGCCAGTGACCGTTGGGTGTCTTCTCCATCCTACTCACCAGAACACGGTACCATCACCATCGGAAATACCTTTGACCAATCGCTAGTCTGGCAGCTATTCCACGACTACATGGAAGTTGCCAACCATCTGAAAGTCGACCAAGACTTAGTCACAGAGGTCAAGGCTAAATTTGACAAACTTAAACCACTTCACATCAATAAAGAGGGCCGTATCAAAGAATGGTACGAAGAAGACAGTCCGCAATTCACCAATGAAGGGATTGAAAATCACCACCGCCACGTTTCCCATCTAGTTGGTCTCTTCCCAGGTACGCTCTTTAGCAAGGACCAGGCTGAATACCTAGAGGCTGCGCGTGCTACCTTGAATCACCGTGGAGATGGGGGGACTGGTTGGTCTAAGGCCAATAAAATCAACCTCTGGGCTCGTCTGCTGGACGGTAACCGTGCCCATCGCTTACTCGCTGAACAGCTCAAGTACTCAACTCTAGAAAACCTTTGGGATACCCACGCGCCTTTCCAAATCGACGGAAACTTTGGAGCGACCAGTGGGATGGCAGAAATGCTTCTCCAATCACACACTGGCTATATTGCACCATTGCCAGCCCTTCCAGATGCATGGAAAGACGGTCAAGTTTCTGGCTTGGTTGCCCGTGGTAACTTTGAAGTCAGCATGAAGTGGAAAGATAAAAACCTGCAAAGCTTGTCCTTCCTTTCAAATGTCGGTGGAGACCTGGTTGTAGATTATCCAAATATCGAAGCTAGCCAAATCAAGGTCAATGGCAAACCAGTCAAGGCAACGATCCTTAAAGATAATCGTATCCAGCTTGCAACGCAAAAAGGTGACGTCATTACCTTTGAACATTTCCCTGGCCGTGTGACCAGTCTGACAGCCGTTCGACAAAATGGAGTCACTGCCGAACTTACCTTCAACCAAGTAGAAGGCGCTACCCACTATGTCATCCAAAGACAAGTGAAAGACGAAACTGGCCAAACCTCTGCGACCAGAGAATTTGTAACCAATCAAACCCACTTTATTGACCGATCACTAAATCCTCAACTCGCCTATACTTATACTGTCAAGGCTATGCTGGGCGAAGTTTCCACACAAGTTTCTGAACAGGCCACTGTCGAAACCTATAGCGAGTTGATGGACGACCGAGATAGCCGCATCCAGTACGGAGCTGCCTTTGGAAACTGGGCAGACTCAGAATTATTTGGAGGAACAGAGAAATTTGCTGACCTTTCAAAAGGAGACTACACAGACGAAGATCTCACTGCTACCATTCCTTTCACTGGCGTTGGTATCGAAATCTATGGACTGAAATCGTCTGAACTAGGTCTTGCCACTGCTAAAATTGATGGCAAAGAAGTCGGGGAGCTTGACTTCCATACTGCTGGAGCAACTGAAAAAGGTAGTCTCATTGGTCGCTTCGCAGGACTATCTGACGGACCTCACACATTGACTCTTAGTGTTAAACGTGAGCACAAAGGACGTGGTAGTGAGCGCTCGAAAATTTCATTAGACTACTTCAAGATCCTAGCAGGAACAGGCAATACGATTGAAAAAATAGATGATCGCGATTCGCGCATCCAGTATGGTGCCCAGTTTAAGGACTGGTCTGACCCTGAACTCTACGGAGGTACGGAAAAATACGCTGATATTAACAACAGCGACTCTAGTGCAGCTTCAGAAGCTCAGGCAACTATTTCCTTTACAGGGACGGGTATTCGTATCTTTGGCTTAAAGAGCCTCGCTCTTGGACGAGCACGTGTTACACTAGATGGCAAAGAAATGCCAAGTCTAGACTTCTACACTTCAGGTGCAACTGAAAAGAGAGCTTTTATTGGTGAATTTACAAACCTTACTGACGGTCCGCACACCCTGACACTACAAGTTGACCCAGATTCGCCAGAAGGTCGCAAGAAAATCTCTCTAGACTCCTTTGATATCATCAAAGCCCCTGCTGTTGGTATAGATAGCCCGAGCATTGCGCCTCTTAAGGAAAATGACAAAACCATTTCCTTAAGCCTACCAGCTGGAGATTGGGAAGCCATCGCAGTGACCTTCCCAGGTGTCAAAAATCCTCTAGTTTTGCGTAAGGTGGATGAAACACATCTAGTTACAAGTGGAGATCAGACTATCCTATCAATCCAAGACAATCAAGTTCAAATCCCAATCCCTGAAGAAACCGATCGCAAAGCTGGAAATGCCATTGAAGCTTATACCATTCAAGGAAATACCACAAGCAGCCCTATCGTAGCCGTCTTTACTAAAAAGGATGAGAAAAAGGTTGACGAGAGTCAGCCAACTACAAGAAAGGGGGACGAACCAGCTCCTACTGTTGAAATTCCGGAATACACCGATCCTATCGGAACGGCAGGGCAAGAGGAACCACCTACAGTGACAATTCCTGAATACACTAAACCTATCGGGACTGCAGGGCAAGAAGTGCCACCCACTGTAGAAATGCCTGAATACACCGAACCTATCGGAACGGCGGGGCAAGAAGAGTCTCCTACTGTAGAAAAGCCTGAATACACCGAACCGATCGGAACAGCAGGTCAAGAGGAAGCACCTACTGTTGAAAAACCTGAATACACCAAACCTATCGGAACTAGCGGAGATCAGGCCGCTCCAAGCCTTAGCCTTCCTGACTATCCAGTTCAAGTCTTAAAAGATAAGGAGACTGGAGTAGAAATCATCGGTGGAGCCAGCGACTTAGAAGGAATTTCTCACGTTTCTAGCCGACGTGTCCTAGCTCAAGAACTCTTTGGCAAGACCTATGACGCTTACGACCTACAACTTAAAAATCCAACAGATCATAGCGTACAGCCAAAAGGCGCTGTCTTAGTTCGCTTGCCTGTTTCAGCTAGCGTAGAAAACATCTACTACATCACTCCAACCAAGGAGTTGCAAGTCCTTGATTTCACCGTTCGAGACGGAAAGGTAGAATTCATCACTAATCATTTCAGTACCTATGCTGTCGTCTATCAAGCAACTGGAACAAGCTCTAACACAGAGGAAAAACCAAGTACTTCAGATGCAGAAACCTCAGCACACGAGGCTGAACAATTTCCAGCTAGTCCGAGCCTTGCTAAAGCTGGAAATCATTCTCCTAAAGAAGAACTTCCAGCAACAGGAGAAGTGTCCAACCCACTCCTCTTCTTAGCAGGACTCAGCCTAGCCCTTACAGCCACTTTTATGTTAAAAGGGAGAAAGGATGACTCCAACTAA
- the mraY gene encoding phospho-N-acetylmuramoyl-pentapeptide-transferase: MISSISAGVLAFLLTLIGIPAFIRFYRKAQITGQQMHEDVKQHQAKAGTPTMGGLVFLIVAVVVSFLVALFTQQLTNNVGMILFILVLYGLVGFLDDFLKVFRKINEGLNPKQKLALQLLGGVIFYLFYERGGDMLSVFGYQVHLGIFYIFFALFWLVGFSNAVNLTDGIDGLASISVVISLSAYGVIAYMQNQLDILLVILAMIGGLLGFFVFNHKPAKVFMGDVGSLALGGMLAAISMALHQEWTLLLIGIIYVFETSSVMMQVTYFKLSGGKRIFRMTPVHHHFELGGFSGKGNPWSEWKVDFFFWGVGLLASLLTLAFLYLL, from the coding sequence ATGATTAGTTCCATTAGTGCTGGAGTTCTAGCCTTTCTATTGACCTTGATAGGTATTCCAGCCTTTATCCGATTTTATCGAAAAGCACAGATTACAGGTCAGCAGATGCACGAGGATGTCAAGCAACACCAAGCTAAAGCTGGAACTCCAACCATGGGAGGTCTTGTCTTCCTGATCGTTGCAGTTGTTGTGAGCTTCCTTGTCGCTCTCTTTACCCAACAATTGACCAACAATGTAGGCATGATTTTGTTTATCTTGGTTTTGTATGGTTTGGTAGGTTTTTTGGATGATTTCCTCAAGGTCTTTCGTAAGATTAACGAAGGCTTAAATCCCAAGCAAAAACTTGCTCTCCAGCTCCTTGGAGGAGTGATTTTCTACCTCTTTTATGAGCGTGGTGGCGACATGCTTTCGGTCTTTGGCTACCAAGTTCATCTAGGCATTTTCTATATTTTCTTTGCCCTTTTCTGGCTAGTTGGCTTTTCAAACGCAGTAAACTTGACAGACGGGATTGACGGCTTAGCAAGTATTTCCGTGGTGATTAGCTTATCGGCCTACGGTGTGATTGCTTATATGCAAAATCAACTGGATATCCTTCTTGTGATTCTTGCCATGATTGGTGGTTTGCTAGGTTTCTTCGTCTTTAACCACAAGCCTGCCAAGGTCTTCATGGGAGATGTGGGAAGTTTGGCTCTTGGTGGGATGCTGGCAGCAATCTCTATGGCCCTCCACCAAGAATGGACCCTTTTACTGATTGGGATTATCTATGTCTTTGAGACAAGCTCTGTTATGATGCAGGTTACCTACTTCAAACTTAGTGGTGGAAAACGTATTTTCCGTATGACACCTGTGCATCACCATTTCGAGCTTGGAGGATTCTCAGGCAAGGGCAATCCTTGGAGCGAGTGGAAGGTTGACTTCTTCTTTTGGGGAGTTGGGCTTCTAGCAAGTCTCTTGACCTTAGCCTTTTTATACCTACTGTAA
- the pbp2X gene encoding penicillin-binding protein PBP2X — translation MKQWKEKIIRYAVRNRKSPEENRRRVGKSLSLLAVILFAVFLVNFAVIIGTGKKFGKDLVQEANKVHQTTKTIPAKRGTIYDRNGTPIAEDATSYNIYAVIDKTYKSATGKILYVEDSQFNKVAEIFHKYLDMEESYVKEQLSQPDLKQVSFGTKGNGITYANMMAIKNDLKTAGVEGVDFTTSPNRSYPNGQFASSFIGLAQLHENEDGTKRLIGTSGLESSLNNILAGTDGIITYEKDRLGNIVPGTDQASQQTVDGKDVYTTLSSPLQSFMETQMDAFQEKVKGKYMTATLVSAKTGEILATTQRPTFNADTKDGITKDFVWRDILYQSNYEPGSTMKVMMLASAIDNNTFPGGEYFNSSELKIADATIRDWDVNEGLTSGGTMTFSQGFAHSSNIGMTLLEQKMGDATWLDYLNRFKFGVPTRFGLADEYTGQLPADNIVNIAMSSFGQGISVTQTQMLRAFTAIANDGVMLEPKFISALYDPNDQSVRKSQKEIVGNPVSKAAASSTREHMVMVGTDPVYGTMYNHSTGKPNVNVPGQNVALKSGTAQIADEKNGGYLTGETNYIFSVVSMHPAENPDFILYVTVQQPEHYSGVQLGEFANPILERASATKESLNLQSTAKSLDQVSKTTSYAMPATKDFTPGDLAEELRRNLVQPIVIGTGTKIKELSVSEGDNLEANQQILILSDKVEEMPDMYGWTDENVQTFAKWLNIEVEWEGSGKTVKKQSVRANTALKDIKKMKITLGD, via the coding sequence ATGAAACAGTGGAAAGAAAAAATCATCCGTTATGCCGTTCGTAACCGTAAATCTCCAGAAGAAAATCGCCGAAGAGTAGGGAAAAGCCTGAGTTTATTGGCTGTCATACTCTTCGCTGTCTTTTTGGTCAACTTTGCGGTCATCATCGGAACGGGTAAAAAATTTGGTAAGGACTTGGTTCAAGAAGCCAACAAGGTTCACCAAACAACCAAGACGATTCCTGCAAAACGGGGAACCATCTACGATCGTAATGGAACGCCTATTGCAGAGGATGCGACTTCGTATAATATCTATGCCGTTATTGATAAGACCTACAAGTCAGCAACAGGCAAAATTCTCTATGTAGAGGATTCTCAATTTAATAAGGTAGCTGAAATTTTCCATAAGTATCTGGATATGGAGGAGTCTTATGTCAAAGAACAGCTTTCTCAACCAGATCTAAAACAGGTATCCTTTGGGACCAAGGGAAATGGGATCACCTATGCCAATATGATGGCTATTAAAAATGACCTCAAAACTGCTGGTGTTGAGGGAGTTGACTTTACAACTAGCCCTAACCGCAGTTATCCCAATGGACAGTTTGCTTCTTCCTTTATCGGTTTAGCGCAACTCCATGAAAATGAGGATGGCACCAAACGTTTGATTGGGACATCTGGATTGGAGAGTTCTTTAAATAACATTCTGGCGGGTACAGATGGGATCATCACCTATGAGAAGGATCGTCTGGGAAATATTGTTCCGGGTACAGATCAAGCTTCTCAACAAACGGTAGATGGAAAGGATGTGTACACAACCCTTTCTAGTCCCTTGCAATCCTTTATGGAAACCCAGATGGATGCCTTTCAGGAAAAGGTAAAAGGCAAGTATATGACGGCTACCTTGGTCAGCGCTAAAACAGGGGAAATCCTGGCTACGACCCAACGGCCGACCTTTAATGCAGATACCAAGGATGGCATCACAAAAGACTTTGTCTGGCGTGATATCCTCTATCAAAGTAACTATGAGCCAGGGTCAACCATGAAGGTGATGATGTTAGCTTCGGCTATTGACAACAATACCTTCCCTGGTGGCGAATACTTTAACAGTAGCGAATTGAAAATAGCTGATGCGACCATTCGAGACTGGGACGTCAATGAAGGATTGACCAGTGGTGGCACTATGACCTTCTCTCAAGGATTTGCCCACTCAAGTAATATCGGAATGACCTTGCTTGAGCAAAAGATGGGGGATGCAACCTGGCTGGACTACCTTAACCGCTTTAAGTTTGGGGTGCCGACCCGTTTTGGTCTGGCGGATGAGTACACAGGTCAATTGCCTGCTGATAACATTGTCAATATCGCCATGAGTTCATTTGGACAAGGGATTTCTGTTACCCAGACCCAGATGCTTCGTGCCTTTACAGCTATTGCCAACGATGGGGTTATGTTGGAGCCGAAATTTATCAGTGCCCTCTATGATCCAAATGACCAGTCTGTTCGTAAGTCTCAAAAGGAAATTGTCGGAAATCCTGTGTCAAAAGCAGCAGCGTCCTCTACTCGGGAGCACATGGTCATGGTCGGAACAGATCCTGTCTACGGTACCATGTACAACCACAGTACAGGAAAACCAAATGTCAATGTTCCGGGACAGAATGTTGCCCTGAAATCAGGGACTGCTCAGATTGCCGATGAGAAGAATGGGGGCTATCTGACAGGTGAAACCAACTATATCTTCTCAGTTGTGTCGATGCATCCTGCAGAAAATCCTGACTTTATCCTCTATGTAACGGTGCAACAGCCAGAGCATTATTCGGGTGTTCAGCTTGGGGAGTTTGCCAACCCAATCCTTGAGCGAGCTTCTGCCACTAAAGAATCCCTCAATCTTCAGTCAACTGCCAAGAGCTTGGATCAGGTCAGCAAGACGACAAGCTATGCTATGCCAGCTACCAAGGACTTTACCCCAGGTGACCTCGCAGAGGAATTGCGTCGTAACCTTGTCCAACCAATCGTTATCGGAACAGGAACCAAGATCAAGGAACTCTCGGTTTCTGAAGGAGATAATTTGGAAGCCAATCAGCAAATCTTGATCCTGTCAGATAAGGTCGAAGAAATGCCTGATATGTATGGCTGGACAGATGAAAATGTGCAAACATTTGCCAAATGGCTGAATATAGAAGTCGAGTGGGAAGGTAGTGGCAAAACGGTCAAGAAACAAAGTGTCCGTGCCAATACAGCCCTTAAAGACATTAAAAAAATGAAAATAACTTTAGGAGATTAA
- the ftsL gene encoding cell division protein FtsL, producing MAERIEKTSQLLQTKFKGFSRVEKAFYVSIAATMIILAISVVFMQTKLLQVQNELTKVNAQIEEKKTELDDAKQEVNELIRSERLKEIANSKDLQLNNENIRAAE from the coding sequence ATGGCAGAAAGAATCGAAAAAACAAGCCAGTTATTGCAAACGAAGTTCAAAGGTTTTTCACGTGTGGAAAAGGCCTTCTATGTTTCGATTGCTGCAACAATGATTATCCTGGCAATTAGCGTTGTGTTTATGCAGACCAAGCTATTACAAGTTCAGAATGAATTGACCAAGGTCAATGCTCAAATCGAAGAAAAGAAAACCGAGCTAGATGATGCCAAGCAAGAGGTCAATGAATTGATTCGTTCAGAACGTTTGAAAGAGATTGCAAACTCTAAAGATTTGCAGCTGAATAACGAAAATATCCGAGCAGCGGAGTAA